The Astatotilapia calliptera chromosome 4, fAstCal1.2, whole genome shotgun sequence genome segment TctgttaaaaagtaaaatatcccccccacccaccccttgttttttttgtactcttCAGGAGGTTTTGCTGTTGACAATCTTAAGGGTTGAGGAGAAAAAGATACCTCAGGTAACTCGGCACACTCTGGCAGGACAGTGCAGATTCTTTCTGCTGAGCTCACCTTGAGTTAATTGCAGGAATTTCCCTTTTGTTAAACTTCCCTTTGGGTGCAACACACCTAAGGATAGGCCAAGGTATTCGAGGTACTATTTCattctgtgtatgtgttttgtctAAATTTGTGTGTTTCCTTGGAAGGAAGCAAATGTTTCATTTGAGCGAGTGGCTCTCACAGAGGCATCAAAATCCAATCCATATTACACTGTTTTGTGATTTGGACTTTTTTTCTGTACTTGCTGtcaataaatgcataaataaatcaaacacacatCAGATGACTAATGCTTTATGTACCTTGGCAGGAGCAGAGGAACATTTGTGATTATTTATGGAGAAAACGTGATTGTGTATAATATACTTTTTATAACCACTGTGCAGTCGTCACTACGGTGGTCATACACTGATAATAATTATCTACAATGCAGTTCGTCTTGTGCTGTTAATAGTTTCAGCATGCAAACTCCTTCAATACTTAAGCTAAACTATTTTTACACTGGCAAACCAGAGTGTTAATGGTATGGGCTTTCGCTTATTATTCAATTAGAGTAAATGTAGAAAATCGAGGTGGCAGAATAGTTTCAAAATACAGAGTGAGgactgctgtattttttttaaatacttgatCTTCTAACATGTAGATGCACAGTGTAAAAGTAATAGTGTAAgacttaaaatgaaagaaaaggtggAATTTTTACCCTCCACTGAATATATTTATCAGTCCCACACGTCACAGCTAGTGATGGAGTAGATTCGTGTTCTAGATTACTGATGACAAATATCTGtacgtatatatgtatgtattggCGCCATCCAGTGGCAAATTGAAGTTATTAGATATAAATGCTCTCCATTGCTAACAAGTTAAAACTCGTGGACTGTGTAAAAGACAGACGTTTGAGAAGTCCTGTTTCACAGCTTCAAGTTGATGGTTTATTCCTGGTGGTGTTGGTGTCACTGACctaatacatttaatttaaaaaatatattcaaaaAAGGTAATTGGTACACTGAAAAAGCATGGTACTTgctaataactcaaaatgtgtgGCTGGAACTACTTTCTTTCTCTTGACTTCTTTTAAATTGATAAATCcattaatttatttaacatgtctacatgtgttttaagctaaataaataaataaaaatgcacctTTAAATAGCCTACAGTCCTTATCGGAATAGACAATTCCTCACTAAATTCTTAAAATTACCAGGCTTAAATATCATTGGAAAGCCACAGCTGTCAATAGCCTTGGTTGATGTGATTCGTGCTGGCACAGCATTTGTTCCCAACCATCTCACATTCCTGAACGTAGCCATTATACTTGTGACAGCCAGCGCGCGTCAGGTTTCAGCACGCGGACAGGCAGCGCGCACGAACACAGCCAGAGCACGCGAGGACACATTATGGGTGAGTACCCAAAGGTCTCCACATAAATCCTATTACAAAACGAGATGACGGAACAATGTGTCATATATTATAACAGACCTGACTATGCATGTAGTCTGTTTGGATTATTAtgggtttaaatatttaaatggagCCGGTATTTTTCCTGCTTAGTTTGGCTGTGCTAACTTCATGGCTCgccaaatttaaataaacataccttcattttgtttgttaaattttTTCAGAATGTGTTCTGACCTCCCCAACTTCTATGTACCATTATAAAATACGTAAAGGCAGGTACTCTGTCCGAACAGCATCATGGGAATAGTAGTCTGCATTCGAATTCAACTGGTGAGTCGAAcagaaactgtattttttttacacactaCAATACCCATAAAACTGGGCGCTGTCTTACGTCAACCGCAATCACAGTTGTATCTCCAACATGGCGTCGCTGGGAAGGAGGCGCGGTGTCCCAGTAAGCAGGGAGAGGTCAGTTACTCCACATCTTGGCCATTAAAAGAACGTGTTTTAATATGAAGTATTGTTTGGTCGATGACACTACTTGTCAGGTTCCGAACGTGCTTCTCGTTTGGGATTCAGAGTTAAATGTCAACGGGAGaagtctggatttttttttaacccagggTTAGCTCATGTTAGCGGGCTAACGCACACGGCTAGCTGTCGCTAACGAGCAGCTCATGTGATGTTTTGATTATTTCACAGCAAGTGATTGACTGGGAAAAGTTTGGTTTTGCCGCTCGTTGGGGCAAACAGCAGTGCTGTATGTGACTGTCGATGTGCCTCACGGTATTGGCTCGGTTCGGAGTGTTGACCGCCTCGTTGGTCGACCTGCTCGCTCTGTAACTTAGCTGGCCGGTCCTCCAACTTTCTGCCAGTCAAGCGAGTTTTCTGTTGCACCTAACTGAAGTACAACTTTCCCCTTGCTCCGTGAGGCTCAGTCGATTTTCCCTAGTATCTTAATATGTCATAAAACTTCACACCTCTGGTGTGAGAAGCATagtgtttattgttttaatgtttgtttgttcgtCTAAAAGAAGGCCTTATATTGTGACCATTTGGTACTTTTAGCATTGGTTAATTGGGACTTTATGGAAAGCAGCTTCCCCAAGTcctatgtttttaaatgtggtcATACACATGTTAAGATCTGTGTGCTGTTTGGACACCATTATGATGTTATGATCCCTAATTACAACGATTGGGTGGTGGATTTTTGGTCTTTAACTTCTTTTGAAATCATAAATTCAACACTTTCACGCACACAAAATGTCCACACTTTTGATTGAaacattttgttatttataCACAACATTTCGAACACCTAACCTAATCTAACTGCTATAGGATTAGTCAGTTTAACGTGGTGAAACTTTAGTGCCGTCAGTGTAAAAGTCCCGACTAAAACATCAACCTGAACAGTGCGGTTTCTCGGACAACAGTTTGTCCAGCTGTCTAATTAATTACTAGAAAAAGATAATAGCATTCAACATCTTATGCGTTGGGTACAAATGTGCTAGTTAGCTGCAGGTCTGCTGAATCCAGTTTTCAGCTGTTGTATGTCATTGGCTGTCTGTGAATTTTGTGTTGTCTGCGTGGAATTTCGAAAAGCGTAACCACACATAAGACTGCTTTTAGCCACATGGTCTTGCTCTCATTCTTACTCCAACATCCGATTTAGAGTTTTGCAGTGAATCTTTGTAAAGCTTACAATGTTTCCTATGTATGTGGCCAACGCTGTTGCCAACACCTTCTGTGTAGTTGTGTCCTGGAGTTTTCGATGCAAAGGCAGCCATGATAGAAACAAATAACGTTCTGAgacttcttttcctcctttgcTGTGGTCAGTTGATTTCAAAGGCAATTATATTGGTCCCGAAAGGTTTTTTCTGTATGTTCTCTCAGCAATCTCCCTCCAGGAATTTGCCTGCCACCTTTGTGTGCTTATATTGAGGCTTCTGATTATTAGTCCTGCAAAGATGCATTCAGTTACTGAGCTGGAAAAGCACTGAATGAATCAACCATACTTGATGGAGCAGTCAGAACAGTTGCGGGCTGTATAGACATGACCATGCTTACACTCCTGTTATCGACTTAAAACGGtgttaattcaattttatttatatagcgccaaatcacaacaaaagtcgcctcaaggcgcttcatagatacagagaaaaacccaacaatcatatgacccaccTGTTAGAAGTGGGTGAATGAGCCTCTGGTTATTGGTTAGAGAAATATCCTTCCCTTTTATGTTTGTTAGATGGTGATAGAGTGGACATTTCAGCAGGCAGGAAAAGGGGAAATACAGTCTTTGCTTAATTAAAGTGTGTTTATGGTCATCTGTTCTTACACTCACTGTTGCCTGCCTGTTCCTGTGTTTCTGCACAGGGGTGTGATGGCGGCGTCAGACTGCTACATCGTGCACGAGATCTACAATGGGGAGAATGCACAGGACCAGTTTGAGTATGAGCTGGAGCAGGCGCTGGAGGCCCAGTATAAATACATTGTTATCGAGCCCACGCGGATCGGAGACGAGACGGCCCGTTGGATTACTGTTGGCAACTGCCTGCACAAGACAGCCGTGTTGTCAGGTGCTGCTTGCCTCCTGACGCCACTTTCGCTGCCTGTCGAGTACTTGCGCTATGTGGCGTTGCCCGCTGGCGCCCTCAGCGTGGCCTGTGCCGCCCTCTATGGGATTTCGTGGCAGTTTGACCCCTGCTGCAAGTACCAGGTGGAATATGACAGCCAAAAACTCTCGCGGCTGCCCCTGCATACACTGACCTCCTCAACGCCCGTGGTATTGGTACGCAGGGATGACATCCACAGAAAGAGACTCCATAATACGATAGCACTGGCTGCCCTGGCGTATTGCGCCAAGAAGATCTACGAACTCTATGTGGTATGAGTGCACTCTGAAGAGGATTTAAgaaccaacagaaaaaaaaggaaaaccgagaaaaaaacaaacaaaaaaaaaacagaacctaCCCACCCCCCATGTAAGGAAAAAGAAGTCACAATCAAGTTCAGCAGTCAGCTCCACGTGTGGTGGGTGCCTCTTTTTTGAACTTTGATCAGAGGGATATAGTTAAAACTAGAaggaattgttttttttttccccttttacatTTCCTTTACTTCTATGTGACAACAACTGCACACTTATCTCTGTAGTACACTCTCACCCTCTCCCCCACTTTCTCCATCCTTGACACACAACAAGTTAGCGCACAAGGGTATGGCAGCAGTTCCTCCGGACAGAGGTGTATTGGAATGACAATGGACAGACATGTTTTGTGTACCAAGTTCTTTCCCTGTTTTCCTCGTAGTTTTACTGTACCCCTTTCTTGCTGATCAGTACATCACCATTTCATTAAACATTAGGATATTTCAAACTCACTTTTCTGTATTTTGCTTTTTACATTAAATGGATTCAACACGATGTCTGGGAAGGAGCAAGTAGATCCAACTTCTTTGAGATTGTGTCTTGTTCATGTTTGATTTGAACGAGTGCAAGTAAGGTCTTATCATATTAATAATGGGGatcaatatctttttttttcttctttttttttttttttttttttaaacaaaaacccaTGCACACTAACTATGTACACTACTGGTCAAAAATTTTAGAAcaccttttcctgtttttattgaaaTTCAGGCAGTATAATGTGTCATTGTACtcttgaatgaaaacaaataaacaactgaagttttattttttttttaaagaaaatatcgGAAATCATTTATAAATCAAAATGTTTCCTAAACCTTTGATTCATCAAAGCATCCACCTCTGGCAGATATAACAGCTTGTGGCAGTTTCCTCTACAATggaaatcaaatattcttccCAACCCTGTTTTAGAAGTTCCCACAAATGTGTGGCATTTACGTGTTGCTTTCCTTTTATTCTTCTGACCAGTTAACTTAAAACAAACCagcaactagggatgggtattgataagattttcacaattccgattccattttcgattctgtttaacaattcgattctttatcgattctcttatcgattctttataagaaaggagaacactaagttcGATTAGCTTGGAACTtcgttttatatcttctctttgaacaaaatAGAAATTTaagagtaacatggccttacaaacccaacagtgagatcttaagagatccagcctacggctctttaatgggtgtcacagggtccccaggaaaaaaaattgtaaatgtaaaataataaaataaatattcttctgtagcaataacaaagtataacataaattattcagtagcaattatacaagaatatccagtaatgtccctgcctacaattaaacacattcacttacctaaaatcgggggcatctgctgtggcaaatgggttcaagccttttaccacaaactgagtcactgctcggtgacatttgtctatcctggcctgaaaggagacgctaccggtagactgcagcgagaactgccagcatctgagccagccagactctgtctgtctctctcatcatggtcacctaaatgcacagtaatggcaggttttgtaataaggcagatcgcgctaacataatatgcactgttagttgattatttacctgccgcattaacgggagaggacgtgcaaacgttaccgctgctgctgggttaagattcacgagtccggagcggaattaaaaacacgacattcatttaaggttatcacgTGTTTtctgagcaaatgcttttgcatattcgtagtgtttcttCCCTTAAATGaagtatctactttgcaagtattgccagttgccctgttgtcatccgttccagtaaagtgtaaccaaacttttgagcgtttgagccgcttacgcgccgtgtttcctgccaggtaaatgacgctccgcaacgtggtgacgtcattcggggcgactggaatcgataagggaatcgtttgcaaaaatggcaaacaattccaaggaattgaaacagtgggaaccggttctcaacaagaacctgttttcgatacccatccctaccagcaaccctattttttttcttcttttttttctttttcaagctTACcatcttgttctgtttttttcctaagGTAAGTCTGCCATACCTTGGACGTATGTTTTGAGTCATTATCTTGCTGTTGGATGAACCCCTGACTTGGTACATACCAAGATTCTGCATGTTGATGCAGAATCTCGTTGTAGCTGTTGGTTCTGTACTAGTCTCAATCTGTACTAGTCATTCACCCTGGATCcaacaaaacagccccagaaCATCACACTTCCTCTGCCATGTTTGACATTTGATGTCACAGACTGAGGAACCTCCTTTTCGCCTTCTCAATGGCATACAAAAATCCTGAATGATGAACGGAAGATTTCAAATTTTGAAAGTCTTCAGTGGTCCATTGGTGGTGTTTCATGGCCCAGGgaaggctttttttctttttttttttcttattctcacGTCAAAGCTATGGCTGCCTTGCTGCAACTTGATCTGTCAGTCCTGTATCTCAAAGTCTGCTTTTTGCAGTTGAAACTGAGACTTGCTTACTATTAAGCTGTGGTCCCGTGAGCCACCTATCACTCTAGCTGTTGAGTCTATCTTGCCTTCTGATTTTGTTGTGGCTTTGGGTTCTGcagacctcttcctgtcagaTTCCCTCAGTGCCTTTTGATAGTAAAAGAGACTGTAATCCCTGATACATTGCCTTTCTTCACAATTTCTCTGAAGGAAAAACCTACACTTTTATGTTATGATGGTTTGTCTCTTCTATTGTTAATTGCCTTTTANNNNNNNNNNNNNNNNNNNNNNNNNTTTGCTATAAGGAAAGGACTTTACCCATTTAAGCTTTAAAACACCATGACACCAAAATAACTTGttagttgtataaagtgctttgagtgctcagataccgtaaaaaacaaaaagcgctatatgagAACTGGACAATTTACCATAGATGAGCCCAGACAAATAGCACATCCTTGTCTTATCCCCTTTTTGATTTCAAATATCGGACATGCTCCATGACCTAAAGCTACTGAGCTCTTGATACTGTTATATAGCATCCCAATTACCTGGTTTTAAGGAACGTGTGAATAAATCACTGTCGTCAAGCAGATGAGAGGCTTTTTATTAATCTGTACGGATCAGGTAATGCCGCTCTTCTTCTCAGCTTCTGTCCCCACACACCTAACTTCCTTTCAGAATTCCTCCACCAATCACAGGGCAGGGAACAGAACGCTACCAGGTGCTTCTCCGTACATGAATAGgtgtatttttttccattactgTCTTTGTTTGCCATATCTGTGCATCCTTCAAGTTTCCAAAAGCAGCTGTTAGATCAGCTTAGTACAATTCAATATGAGTCCTTAACTACTGCACTGCTGGTTCACAGAATGCAGGTGGTCGCCCTCTGGTGGACTATGTGGGAactgttcaaattcaaattcaaattttatttgtcacgtacacagtcatacacagtacgatatgtagtgaaatgcttggacaactgctcgtgacctaaagaaaacaaaaaaggaaaaggctatgaataagataggaaataaatatgaaaaattaaaaagggtaaatttaactaggaaggaataaaatataaattaaggttaaaaatgaaataactgtacaacacaaattagaatgaagggtaaatttaactgggagaataagataaaatatataaattaaagttaaaaataaaataactgtacaacaaaatacacaatatagaactatataagaatgtatgaagaaatataaataaatatatacacaataacagcagcatatacacaataacagcaatgtgatttaagtaatgaagtgaaaacaatgtccagaatgtccagtgtgtgtaagaactgtatgtgtgggtcagtactgtgtggtggtgtgattgagagaccgtatcgcctgcgggaagaagctcctcctcagtctctctgtgttggtcttcagggagcggaatcgctttcctgacctcaacagagagaacagtctgttgttgggatggctgaggtccttcacgatcttcctggccttggtccagcaccgcctgctgtagattgagtgcagatcagggagctcggagcggatggtgcgctcagctgaccgcacaaccctctgtagagctcgtctgtcctgcatggtgctgttcccgaaccaggttaagatgtttcccgtcaggatgctctctatggtgcaggagtaaaagttcctgagcaccttggagggcagttggaagtctctcaagcgtctgaggtggtagagacgctgacgggcctttttcaccacggtgttgatgtgacaggaccatgacaggtcctgcgtgatgtgaactccgaggtatttgaagctgtccactctctccactgggcactcgttgatgacaggggtctggtagttcctctcctgcttagtgctgaagtccactatcaactcctttgtcttactgacgtttagaaggaggttgttcctctggcaccagttctccagattcctaatctccttcaggtaggccgtctcgttgttatcagagatcaggcccaccacgacggtgtcgtcagcaaacttgatgatggtggtggagctggtagtggccacacagtcatatgtgtacaaagagtacagcagggggctcagaacacacccctgggggctccagtgctgagagtggtggaggctgagacatgtccgcccatccttactgcctgtggtctgccagttaggaagttggagatccacagacacatagatgagctgagtcccagatgctccagcttggtggtgagtgtggagggaattatggtgttaaatgcagagctgtagtctatgaagagcattttaacataattcccccttctagtgtccaagtgagtgagtgatgtgtggaggagatgagagatggcatcgtctgtggaacgatttggacggtaagcaaactgtagtgggtccagtgtgtctggtagtgaagaaatgatgaagtctctgaccaggcgttcaaagcacttcatcactactgaggtgagggctacagggcgatagtcattgagagaagcagggtggggtttcttcaggacaggaacaatgatggactctttgaagcatgtggggatcaccgactgagataaagagatgttgaatatctcagtgaacacaggagctagctggtatgcgcagtctcttaggatacgacctgggatgccgtctggtcctgctgctttcctggtgttcactctcttgaaggctctccttacttcatgctcggagatgacgagcacgtttccggtgctggcagtatcttcctgtctgcagccgttagcgccgctaacactagcattgttggagtccttagctgcagcctcgaagcgagcatagaaagtgttcagctcgtctgccagagtcacggccgcgttcgtcataccggttgttggtgctttatagtccgttattgtccttagtccccgccacaggctcctagagtcactctgttggagttgtgactctagtttcctcccgtagcgctgcttcgcctctttcaccgccctccgcacgttatatgacgcggctttatacgggtccatgtcccccgtcatgagtcccgtgttgtaggcagcggtgcgggatctcagagcgtcgcggatggttttatccacccacggcttctggttgggaaacgttgtgatagtctttgtctccacggtatcatccgctagtttcctgatgaatcccacaaccgcttccgtaaacacgttgacatcatcatcggagctgtttctgaacatgccccagtctgcgtcatcgagtgcgtcctgtaacgcggccaccgattgatccgtccagcgcgcgaccttcctctgaaccggaacttcctgtttcagcctttgtttgtattttgggatgaggaagatggcggcgtgatcagatttgccaaaaggagggcgggattgtgccttgtagccgtccttgactgtagtgtagcagtggtccagtgtcctttcacctctggtggggcaggagatgtgttgataaaagttcggcgctgcgcgtttgaggttggcgctattaattCTTCTAGTAAAAATTTGGCTAAAtcttacaataaaatacaatttgttTAGGTGAGATCTTACCTTTTGACTGTCACCGGACTTCCGGTAAGAAAAACGTTACTGCCAGTTGTTTACGGTGTGGTTGTCGTCAGGTTTCCGTGTGACAGCAGACTTTCAAGGCGTGTGTTACAACCAGCAGCGCGTCTAGCTGAGCCCAGGCGGATAAATGAAGAGCGCGCACCCCAATCTTTTCTGGCaagaattttgtgtttttgttgtttcctttatCTTTTCTGAGTTCTCTCTTTGTTACGAGAAAatattgtttggtttctttaagTACCCCATGCACAGGGCAAACgaattttatttgattaatttATTGATATTATTGGCTAAATTTCATATACATAAGTTGAAATTTTCTAACGCAAAACCATCctttcagtgctttttaaatgaaaccaaacaATATGTTAAAACCATACAACATTCTCAAAATCTAAACGCTGTCAAAACCATAAACTAATGTTCCCTGTTCAATATCATGTGATTCTTTAATAGACTGtctattttggggttttttttatacaaacCCCCTGAAATTGTGTttgctattttgtatttgtatatcTGTATTTTGTGCTTTGTCAATAAAGTgtattcaaagaaagaaaaaaaaagggcgcACCCCGCCCGCGTTAGGTGTCGCGCAGAGGCGGAGGAAAGGCAGAGTTGATGTTCGAATCTTTTGTTTAACAGTCTTACTGTAAATGGGTGGATGGttgtaaatcacatcacagatGCCAAAAACCTCTCAAACCAAGCCCTCTTGCCGGTGATGCTGTGCGCAACCTCGTGACAACCACATGACTGATACTAACTCCTGAGCTGACTGTATGCTAACATGCGCCACAAATAAGGGTCATATTTGGATTTAAAACAATCACCGAGAAGCTTCCACTGAATGCTACTTTCCCCTGCATGACACTGAAATCATTAACACATACTAACCCTCCATACCCTGTAGGAAACTCACTTGCTTGGAATAACATTTCAACAGGGAAAGAGTTGAGAGCAAATGTCCTTCTCTTGAACCTTCTGTCAGTCAGACAAGTGTAGCTTGGGCTTTTCTTTGCACAGGACAGGATTAACAATGGCGACATAAACGAGCTAAGGAAGCATAGAAACTGCAGAAAGGGCGTATGGCTCCTGTGTCAGTGAATCCAAACTACCTCTATGTTTGAACAAATCCAGTTACACAGCTCAAGAAAATATTACTCTAACGGAAGAAAAAGGCAGTATGTGTCTCAGTAGTACTAAAAAGCTATTATATCAAAACGTAAAGGGAAAACAGTTTGATGAGCTGTATagtgaactgaaactgaaacaaaacgAAGCCTATCATTAGGAATAGTGACTTTTTACAACTTCAGTTCTTTTTTCACTCAGTAGGTGGCAGCAAATTACAAACAATGGTTGCATTTTACACTCATCCGTTTTCATTAGAGGCAGAACCCAGAAGCACATCCAGGTTTAGGTCTACTGCTTGGTGCTACACAGAAACAGGCTGAACAGACTGGAACTCACATGAATTTGGACGAATCGAAGTAAGAATGTCACTTCTGCTCAATTGAATTGATTATCATGACCCTCACTAATAGCCACCTTAATAAGTTAAGAGCAATGTGCCAAAGTagtataaatattttaacttttgGAAAATCCAGCAGGTTAATTAAGTGATTTCACATCATGTGTTCAAACGGCTTGTCAGTTTTTAATATATCCCATGTGCGCATActtaagctttaaaaaaatacagtccAATGACCTGATAGATGTTTGCTGAACATTGTGGTTTACATCAGCACTTAAATTAAATCATAAAGAACCTGTTTTGTGTGGGCTGTTCGATACCATGAAGCAAGACCTCTGAACATCTCactttttacacacaaacacacacatccaagcAAACAGTGTTTTATGTGCTGTGAgatttataatattattttatgccatgttagacccctaattaaagattgtgaattattatgtagttttaatttgcattattctcctgaattaggaGAGGGTGATAACtattacatttgttaaactgatttgcattacactgctgatttattgtgaatggaTGATATTGTTtcatgatgcattatactgctgagttataagaaatactgtttgcagaaaagtcatcgccttatttgtctgattagaagagaacggaacatgctggagttttctgccccatctcagcaggagcagataaacagggagccaaggtcgtagcttaggcgccgtgtgagagaaagcatgtgaatgtttaggcttttatgataaggtgggggcaccagaggctataagagtttgatcaatgctccaccattttgagatctgaggctgtctgcatacagtgtccatctcccacgcgtgtgatcattaaaatcatcgtttgacttaacccggccggaccagtgttgttattgtggtttttcctcttgtctccatccccaattttTGAACTCGTAACAGTGCTGTCGTCTGAAATATTATAAATTTGCCTAAAATAGAAGTGTTTAAAACTTCTATACAGATCCTGTGCAGctgcaaagcaaaaataaaaaactcccTCCAGGCAGAAGCGGCCATTTTCGTATGTGGGGAAAACCCCCACAAAAACAGAGGGGACAGGCTGGCACCAGAACACCATGGATGTTCCCCGAGATGAGTGTGAAAATGTGATTATCAACAAGCCC includes the following:
- the tmem11 gene encoding transmembrane protein 11, mitochondrial isoform X2, yielding MAASDCYIVHEIYNGENAQDQFEYELEQALEAQYKYIVIEPTRIGDETARWITVGNCLHKTAVLSGAACLLTPLSLPVEYLRYVALPAGALSVACAALYGISWQFDPCCKYQVEYDSQKLSRLPLHTLTSSTPVVLVRRDDIHRKRLHNTIALAALAYCAKKIYELYVV
- the tmem11 gene encoding transmembrane protein 11, mitochondrial isoform X1, with protein sequence MASLGRRRGVPVSRERGVMAASDCYIVHEIYNGENAQDQFEYELEQALEAQYKYIVIEPTRIGDETARWITVGNCLHKTAVLSGAACLLTPLSLPVEYLRYVALPAGALSVACAALYGISWQFDPCCKYQVEYDSQKLSRLPLHTLTSSTPVVLVRRDDIHRKRLHNTIALAALAYCAKKIYELYVV